A genomic region of Staphylococcus roterodami contains the following coding sequences:
- a CDS encoding YlbF/YmcA family competence regulator yields MAVNLYDYANQLEQALRESDEYKAIKEAFANVKENEESKKLFDEFRETQINFQQKQMQGEEIAEEDLQKAQEQAQAIEKDENISALMNAEQKMSQVFQEINQIIVKPLDEIYAD; encoded by the coding sequence ATGGCAGTAAATTTATACGATTATGCAAATCAATTAGAACAAGCTTTAAGAGAAAGTGATGAATACAAAGCAATCAAAGAAGCATTTGCTAATGTAAAAGAGAACGAAGAATCTAAAAAATTATTCGATGAGTTCCGTGAAACACAAATTAACTTCCAACAAAAACAAATGCAAGGTGAAGAAATTGCTGAAGAAGATTTACAAAAAGCACAAGAACAAGCTCAAGCAATTGAAAAAGATGAAAACATCTCTGCATTAATGAATGCTGAACAAAAAATGAGTCAAGTATTCCAAGAAATCAACCAAATTATCGTTAAACCTTTAGACGAAATTTACGCTGACTAA
- a CDS encoding DUF445 family protein produces MNALFIIIFMIVVGAIIGGITNVIAIRMLFHPFKPYYIFKFRVPFTPGLIPKRREEIATKIGQVIEEHLLTESLISEKLKSSKSQEAINSMISKQLQKISKNQLTIQQLTSQLDIDLESVLQTNGSQYIESQLNQYYQTHQDQTIAALLPHQFVTLLDNQVDKATDLLCDRARNYLSSAKGTQDINDMLDTFFNEKGKLIGMLQMFMTKESIADRIQQELIRLTSHPKARGIVTSVISNEYETFKNKPLNELINTTQFNDIAKNVSVYLTTYISNQANKPITSIMPNLIDYIENQLSTKLTDLVILQLSKHLSIIMTKVDLRGLIEEQINTFELDYIEKLIIEIANKELKLIMSLGFILGGIIGFFQGLVAIFV; encoded by the coding sequence ATGAATGCACTATTTATCATTATATTTATGATAGTTGTAGGGGCGATAATTGGTGGTATTACGAATGTAATCGCAATTAGAATGCTGTTTCACCCCTTTAAACCATATTATATATTTAAATTTAGAGTACCATTTACACCTGGATTAATTCCTAAAAGACGAGAAGAAATCGCAACTAAGATTGGTCAAGTTATAGAAGAACATTTACTTACCGAATCTTTAATAAGTGAAAAATTAAAAAGCAGCAAATCACAAGAAGCAATTAATTCTATGATTTCGAAACAATTGCAAAAGATATCTAAAAATCAGCTAACTATCCAGCAATTAACTTCACAGTTAGATATCGATTTAGAAAGTGTATTACAAACTAACGGAAGTCAATACATTGAATCACAATTGAATCAATATTATCAAACACATCAAGATCAGACGATTGCAGCGCTATTACCACATCAATTTGTAACGTTACTAGATAATCAAGTAGATAAAGCGACAGACTTATTATGTGATCGTGCAAGAAATTATTTATCTTCAGCTAAAGGGACACAAGATATTAATGACATGTTGGATACGTTTTTCAATGAAAAAGGTAAGTTAATTGGTATGTTGCAAATGTTTATGACGAAAGAGAGCATTGCAGATCGTATTCAGCAAGAGCTTATAAGATTAACTTCACACCCTAAGGCGAGAGGTATAGTTACATCAGTCATTTCAAATGAGTATGAAACGTTCAAAAATAAACCATTAAATGAACTAATCAATACTACGCAATTTAATGATATTGCCAAAAATGTATCGGTATATTTGACGACTTATATAAGTAATCAAGCAAATAAACCAATTACTTCAATAATGCCGAACTTGATTGACTATATAGAAAATCAACTTTCTACAAAGCTAACTGATTTAGTCATTTTACAGTTATCTAAACATTTATCAATTATAATGACAAAAGTAGATTTACGTGGACTAATAGAAGAACAAATTAACACTTTTGAATTAGATTATATTGAAAAATTAATCATTGAAATTGCAAATAAGGAATTAAAACTTATCATGTCTTTAGGCTTTATTTTAGGTGGAATTATAGGGTTTTTCCAAGGACTGGTTGCAATCTTTGTCTAA
- a CDS encoding helix-turn-helix transcriptional regulator, translating to MDRQSFTDLIQTKFKMVRIEAGYTQDTMAQTIGLSKKTLVQIEKERVLPNWTTCISICALFRDSEVLNSTFGCDPLEIVQTISRNHCAYPNHAPTSDIYWNNIETRNGFVLQSNKVSNIYRVLNPDNQPIFGTSKMREAETYFNRNAKEELVHI from the coding sequence ATGGATAGACAGAGTTTTACAGATTTAATTCAAACAAAATTTAAAATGGTTCGTATAGAGGCTGGTTATACGCAAGACACTATGGCGCAAACAATTGGACTTTCTAAAAAGACTTTAGTACAAATTGAAAAAGAGAGAGTATTACCAAATTGGACAACTTGTATTTCAATTTGTGCATTATTCAGAGACTCTGAAGTATTAAACAGCACTTTTGGCTGTGATCCATTAGAAATCGTTCAAACAATTTCAAGAAATCATTGTGCATATCCAAACCATGCACCAACAAGTGATATTTACTGGAATAACATTGAGACACGTAATGGCTTCGTATTACAAAGTAATAAAGTAAGTAATATTTATCGTGTATTGAATCCAGATAATCAACCAATTTTCGGTACTTCTAAAATGAGAGAAGCTGAAACATACTTTAACAGAAATGCTAAAGAAGAATTAGTACATATCTAG
- a CDS encoding response regulator transcription factor, which produces MDKVILVDDHYIVRQGLRFLLSTIENLEVIQDFSDGQSFLEYLKDNEHPDIVLLDLVMPEMNGIEITEYIKAHYPEIKVLVLTSYVDDEHVISAINKGADGYEMKDVEPQQLIDTIRRVMNGEKMIHPKAQDVFETVSQKPHYTNKLSKREIEVLREMVKGKTNKEIAETLFVSEKTIKTHVSHIFSKLQVSDRTQAAIYAMENKLI; this is translated from the coding sequence ATGGACAAAGTAATATTAGTTGATGATCATTATATTGTTCGTCAAGGTTTACGTTTTCTATTATCAACAATTGAAAATTTAGAAGTTATTCAAGATTTTTCAGATGGTCAATCATTTTTAGAATATTTAAAAGATAATGAGCATCCAGATATTGTGTTATTAGATTTAGTTATGCCTGAAATGAATGGTATTGAAATTACTGAATATATTAAGGCGCACTATCCTGAAATTAAAGTATTAGTCTTAACCAGTTATGTTGATGACGAACACGTGATTTCAGCTATCAATAAAGGCGCAGATGGTTATGAAATGAAAGATGTTGAGCCACAGCAATTAATCGACACAATTAGGCGTGTCATGAATGGTGAAAAAATGATACATCCTAAAGCACAAGATGTATTTGAAACGGTAAGCCAAAAACCACATTACACGAATAAATTGTCGAAGAGAGAAATAGAAGTGTTACGAGAAATGGTTAAAGGCAAAACAAATAAAGAAATTGCAGAAACTTTATTTGTGTCAGAAAAAACAATTAAAACGCATGTTAGTCATATTTTTAGTAAGTTACAAGTAAGTGATCGTACACAAGCTGCGATCTATGCAATGGAAAATAAATTAATATAA
- a CDS encoding GAF domain-containing sensor histidine kinase, with the protein MEQKTRLALLKEIAEFLNEETEMYSMTQGALKYLIEGSNFTTGWIFFINSVGEHELVSHVDLPHSLMAEHCHYIKDGSCWCVKAFNQGRLMKASNIVNCSRINLASKAYPSQNDDITHHATVPLKSGQEQFGILNVASPNTEIYSDEDLELLESVAFQLGSAIKRIYLTDREKEAAKINERNRLARDLHDSVNQMLFSVKLTAHAAYGMTNETIAKQAFKTIEETSQNAVNEMRALIWQLKPVGLEQGLLHALTAYSKLMQIQLKVNVEGLIDLSNEIEENIYRALQECINNVKKHANTNSMSLMLKQTNEMLYINVYDYGQGFDIDDVDISSSHGINNIKQRVKLLKGKVTFQSQPSEGTQIKFTIPIK; encoded by the coding sequence ATGGAACAAAAGACGCGACTGGCTTTATTAAAAGAAATTGCTGAATTTTTAAATGAAGAAACAGAAATGTATAGTATGACGCAGGGCGCTTTAAAATATTTAATCGAAGGCAGTAATTTCACGACAGGATGGATATTTTTTATAAATAGTGTTGGTGAGCATGAACTCGTTTCACATGTAGACTTACCTCACTCATTAATGGCAGAACATTGTCATTATATAAAAGATGGGTCGTGTTGGTGTGTTAAAGCTTTTAATCAAGGCAGGTTGATGAAAGCATCGAATATTGTTAATTGTTCCCGAATCAATCTTGCGTCCAAAGCTTATCCAAGTCAAAATGATGATATTACGCATCATGCAACAGTGCCTCTTAAATCGGGTCAAGAGCAATTTGGAATTCTAAATGTTGCATCGCCTAATACTGAAATTTATAGTGACGAAGATTTAGAATTATTAGAATCAGTTGCATTTCAATTAGGTTCAGCCATCAAACGTATTTATTTAACAGATCGTGAAAAAGAAGCCGCAAAAATAAATGAACGTAACCGATTAGCTAGAGATTTACATGATTCAGTAAATCAAATGCTCTTTTCTGTAAAGTTAACAGCACATGCTGCATATGGTATGACGAATGAAACCATTGCCAAACAAGCATTTAAGACAATTGAAGAGACAAGTCAAAATGCAGTAAATGAAATGCGTGCATTGATATGGCAACTTAAGCCAGTCGGACTCGAACAAGGTTTGCTTCACGCTTTGACGGCTTATAGTAAGTTAATGCAAATTCAATTAAAAGTTAATGTAGAAGGCTTAATAGACCTTTCCAATGAAATTGAAGAAAATATATATCGCGCATTACAAGAATGCATAAATAATGTAAAAAAACACGCAAACACTAATTCGATGAGTTTAATGTTAAAACAAACGAACGAAATGCTATACATAAATGTCTATGATTATGGACAAGGTTTTGATATAGATGATGTTGATATCAGTTCGTCACATGGCATTAACAATATAAAACAACGAGTTAAATTATTAAAAGGCAAAGTGACATTTCAGTCACAGCCATCTGAAGGGACACAAATTAAATTCACAATTCCTATCAAATAA
- a CDS encoding RluA family pseudouridine synthase, giving the protein MKFKIPENFNDLSLRDIFQQLKLPKKDLHNLNMSKDITINDQSARLMDKVHTGDQVFIPTPEEKSNYVPSYRYAQIKYEDDDMAIVMKPKGVKTHPNDLKESNTLMNHVIYTVDSDYVEPIHRLDQETVGLLIVAKNPLMKKILDRMLEENNITRIYKANVKALLPLKPQTIDMPIGKDKFHSNKRRVSPTGQRAITHILTSKMLKENVCQLEIKLDTGRTHQIRVHLAEIGHPVIGDPLYGDSTLRQLELESYKIEFIHPLTKEVISVSLDD; this is encoded by the coding sequence ATGAAATTTAAAATACCAGAAAACTTTAATGACTTAAGTTTACGAGACATTTTCCAACAACTTAAGCTACCTAAAAAAGACTTACACAATTTAAACATGTCTAAAGATATTACAATTAATGATCAATCAGCACGATTAATGGATAAAGTTCATACAGGTGATCAAGTATTTATACCTACACCTGAGGAAAAAAGTAACTACGTGCCTAGTTATCGTTATGCACAAATTAAATATGAAGATGATGACATGGCGATTGTGATGAAACCTAAAGGTGTGAAAACACATCCGAATGATTTAAAAGAAAGTAACACATTAATGAATCATGTTATCTATACTGTAGATAGTGATTATGTTGAACCAATTCATCGACTGGATCAAGAAACAGTTGGTTTATTAATCGTTGCTAAAAATCCTTTAATGAAAAAAATCCTTGATCGTATGTTAGAGGAAAATAACATTACACGTATATATAAAGCCAATGTAAAAGCATTACTACCATTAAAACCTCAAACGATTGATATGCCAATAGGTAAAGATAAATTCCATTCAAACAAACGTCGCGTTTCACCTACTGGTCAACGTGCGATTACGCATATTTTAACTTCTAAAATGTTAAAAGAAAATGTGTGTCAACTCGAAATTAAATTAGATACTGGTCGTACACACCAAATTCGTGTTCACTTAGCTGAAATTGGTCATCCAGTTATAGGCGATCCACTATATGGAGACTCAACATTGAGACAATTAGAACTTGAAAGTTATAAAATTGAGTTTATACACCCATTAACAAAAGAAGTTATTTCTGTTTCGTTAGATGATTAA